In Leuconostoc kimchii IMSNU 11154, the DNA window TGGAATAATACTTAAATCAAATACTTTAATCAATAACAATTGAAAATAATTTTTAACATTATCCAATCCGGCACCAAGCGTTGTGACAGCGTTCCCTGTACCCTGATTAGCAACAACCGTTGATCCTAGCGCTGTATATTTTTCTAACAGTTGGACACGATAATCTTCAACGGCTGCATCTGCATAGATGGCCATAAATTGATTTTTCAACACCACCAATAACTGGCGTACAATAAAAGCTACTGCAAACCAAATAATGTTATTGATCGTCATTCTGATCGGTTGACCCTGCCATAAATCAACAATCGCACGCGACATAAATACACTTTGTGCAATTATGGCTAATCCTTGAATCCCAGTCATAATCACCAAAATCATTAACGTACTAATAATACCTTTAAGTTTAAAAAGCCTTTTATCTATCATGTTAATTATCCCCACATAGTGCACAAACACTTAATGATGTCACACGCATTTAAAACAAAAAACGCCTACATACAATTGTAAACGTTTTTCTAAAAAATTACTCTATGACTTTATGCGACACAATTCGTTTACGAAATACCCAGAAACTCCAGATTTGGTAAACCAAAGTTACCGGCAAGGCAATCAATACAACAATCGTCATGACTTTCAACGTATAAGCAGATGACGATGCCGTTATCACTGTCAAACTGTGTAGCGGATTATTTGCAACCATCACACGTGGAAATAGACCAACAAACAAGAGTATGACAACTGCCATCAAAGCAAACCCTGATAAAATAAATGGTGCAATTTCTTGCTGCTTTTTAATAGCTAAAAACCAACCAATTAGCGTTGTGATAACCAAAATAATTAACAAAGCAAGTATTTGTATTGTTTTTGTTTGTATAAAGTCAGTATAAAAGTATAATAATACAGCAAACAGTGCTTCTCCAGCTAATAATACCGGATAAAGGTACTTTAATTGCACTAAAGCGCGTTGTCGTAACTTACCATCAATGCGCAACCGTGTGTAGTTCAAACCATGGATATAACTCATCAAAGATACAGCAACACCACCAACTAATGTAAACGGTGTAACATAATCAAAGAAGCCAGCTGACAAATTACCACGCGCATCAATTGGTGTACCTGATACCATGGCCGTAAAAATCATGCCTAAGAAGAATGGGACTAAAAAAGATGTTAGCGCAATAAGATTTTCCCAGACATGTGTTCCTTGAATGGTAGGCATTTGCTCACGAAACTCAAATGAAACGCCACGATAAATTAACGACAATAATACAATAAATAGCATTAAATAAAATCCTGAGAAAAGTGAAGCATACCAAAACGGAAACGCCGCAAACATTGCTGCACCAGCCGAAACCAACCACACTTCATTGGCATCCCAGTTTGGGCCAATAGCTTGATATAAGGCTTCACGATCTTTTTGATCCCGTGCATTCAACACAAACTGCATGCCAATGCCAAAATCAAATCCTTCTAGGAAGAAAAATCCAGCCCACAATGTACCGACTAAAACAAACCATACTACTTCTAATGTAGACATTATGCCTCACCTCCCTTTGCTAATTGACTATAAGGATCAATCGGTGATGACTGCTCTTCTTCTTCAGCGTATGGTCCGGCATGTAGCACACGACGTGCTAGCCAAACCATGATACCGCCAATTGTTGCAAACGTCAAAAAGTACACAATATTAGAAATCAAGAGTGAAGCGACTGACACATTTGGCGATACAGCGTCACTAATTGGCATTAAGCCATATACTACCCATGGATAACGCCCAAGTTCGGTTACTAACCAACCTGCCGTATTAATAACGAACGGCACATAGATGGCAATACCCATTATCCATAAAAACCAGCGTTGTGTTAAAATAAGCGTCGCTTTTTTACGATTCATCCATAAGGCAACCAAGGCAAGCATCAGTAAGCCACCTGCCCCTACTGCCATAACACGAAAGGCATAGAAAAGCGTATTTTCTGGCACATAGTAGTCTTTTATGTCACTATGCGTTTTACCATATTTCTTTTGAAATTCTTTTTCAAGTTCTGATGTACCCACAGTGTTACCACCCGTCAATGAATGGTTACCCAATATCGAAAGAACATATGGAATTTCAATCTTTGCAATCACTTTGTGCGTCTTAGGATTTGTGACAGAAATAAGTGACCATGGTTGGGCTTTATCTTTTCGTTTAGATGAGTCAATTGTTTTATCAACCCCTTCCATCGCAGCATATTTCATTGGTTGCATTGATTGTAATTCAAACGCATGTCTATCACCACTGGCTAATGCACCGACGACACCGATAACACCAATAACTAATGCAATGTTAATTGACTTTCGGAAAAAGATAATTTGAGCATCACCCTTTTTCAACTTCAATAGTTTAAAAGCAGACATACCAGCAACTAAAAACCCTGCCGTCACCAGCGTACCTGTCACAACATGCGGAAACTGAACCCATAATTGTTGATTTTTTAATAAGGCACTAAAACTAACTAATTGTGCGCGTCCTAAATGATTATCTATTGCATAGCCAACCGGATTTTGCATGAAAGCGTTAGCTGCTAGAATCCATAATGATGATAAAGCTGATCCAATTGTCGTTATCCAAATAAATAAGACATGAATTCCTGGCTTAAATCGATCCCATGTGAACGACCATAAGCCAATAAATGTTGACTCCGCAAAAAAAGCAACCAAGGCTTCAATCGCCAGTAATGAACCGAATATATCGCCAACATAACGTGAGTATTCAGACCAGTTCATCCCAAATTGAAATTCTTGAATAAGTCCCGTTACGACACCAACAGCGAAACTTAGCAAGAATATTTTACCCCAAAATTGCGCCATTTTCTTATAAACATCATCTTTTTTAATGACATAAATTGTTTCCATGACTGAAACCACAACACCTAGTCCGATTGACATCGGAACGAAGAAAAAGTGAAAAATCGTTGTCATAGCAAACTGAAAACGTGCTAAATCTAGGATACCTACTAATGTAACCATACCATATACTCCTCCAAACTTCTATTAGCAGCCTTATTATCACCCTAAGGTGGTCGTTTACAGCTAATCAAAAGTTTTAACTATTAAAGACAGTGAGGTAAATACCTGTTCATCTCCATTGTCTAGTTTATCACTTGATAAACTATTAAGTTGTTAAATTTTTGTAACAAAAAAAACGCATCACGCGTTTTTAATGATTATTCAAAATTAGCGTCATCTTCTAAAAATGTATTAAGTACTTCCTCAACCATATCCCATTCTTTTTCGTCTTCAATCTGGATAAGGTCTTCTTCAGTTGCATCCCCGTTTTCATCAGGGTTAAAGATGTAAGCTTGAATATCAACTTCTTCATCATCCTCAACACCCTCTGGTATAAGCAAAATGTAATCTTTACTATACTCTTCAGAATGGAACGTAAACAGTATTTCATATAAAGTTTCATCACCGTTTTCGTCAACCAACGTAATGTTTTGTATTTCTTCTTGATTTGCCATATTTAATAAAACGAGTAAACAGTATTATTGTTAAGTCAATAATGCTCTAGCCAGATAGCTGCAACTCGCATTCCCTTCAAAGTTAATAGTTCTATTATAACGTAAAAATAACGTTTCGTCATTGAAACGTTATTTTGCCTACTTTGTTAATTTACCGTTTGCGTCTAAATAATTTTGCAAAATAAATTCAGCAGCAATTTTATCAATCACCTGTTTACGCTTTTTGCGTGATATATTTGCTTCTTCAATTAACATGCGTTCAGCTTGC includes these proteins:
- the cydB gene encoding cytochrome d ubiquinol oxidase subunit II, yielding MSTLEVVWFVLVGTLWAGFFFLEGFDFGIGMQFVLNARDQKDREALYQAIGPNWDANEVWLVSAGAAMFAAFPFWYASLFSGFYLMLFIVLLSLIYRGVSFEFREQMPTIQGTHVWENLIALTSFLVPFFLGMIFTAMVSGTPIDARGNLSAGFFDYVTPFTLVGGVAVSLMSYIHGLNYTRLRIDGKLRQRALVQLKYLYPVLLAGEALFAVLLYFYTDFIQTKTIQILALLIILVITTLIGWFLAIKKQQEIAPFILSGFALMAVVILLFVGLFPRVMVANNPLHSLTVITASSSAYTLKVMTIVVLIALPVTLVYQIWSFWVFRKRIVSHKVIE
- a CDS encoding cytochrome ubiquinol oxidase subunit I, whose amino-acid sequence is MVTLVGILDLARFQFAMTTIFHFFFVPMSIGLGVVVSVMETIYVIKKDDVYKKMAQFWGKIFLLSFAVGVVTGLIQEFQFGMNWSEYSRYVGDIFGSLLAIEALVAFFAESTFIGLWSFTWDRFKPGIHVLFIWITTIGSALSSLWILAANAFMQNPVGYAIDNHLGRAQLVSFSALLKNQQLWVQFPHVVTGTLVTAGFLVAGMSAFKLLKLKKGDAQIIFFRKSINIALVIGVIGVVGALASGDRHAFELQSMQPMKYAAMEGVDKTIDSSKRKDKAQPWSLISVTNPKTHKVIAKIEIPYVLSILGNHSLTGGNTVGTSELEKEFQKKYGKTHSDIKDYYVPENTLFYAFRVMAVGAGGLLMLALVALWMNRKKATLILTQRWFLWIMGIAIYVPFVINTAGWLVTELGRYPWVVYGLMPISDAVSPNVSVASLLISNIVYFLTFATIGGIMVWLARRVLHAGPYAEEEEQSSPIDPYSQLAKGGEA
- a CDS encoding DUF1292 domain-containing protein, with product MANQEEIQNITLVDENGDETLYEILFTFHSEEYSKDYILLIPEGVEDDEEVDIQAYIFNPDENGDATEEDLIQIEDEKEWDMVEEVLNTFLEDDANFE